The Bacillus sp. Marseille-Q1617 genome has a segment encoding these proteins:
- a CDS encoding RicAFT regulatory complex protein RicA family protein — protein sequence MAKYTKDDIMKRAEELAEMIAETEEVDFFKRAEAQIHENQKVREMIASIKSLQKQAVNFQHYGKIEALKMVEAKIENLEKEIDEIPVVQQFKESQTDVNDLLQIVASVISNNVTDHIIESTGGDLLRGETGSQVKNSTPGSCS from the coding sequence ATGGCAAAATATACAAAAGATGATATTATGAAAAGAGCAGAAGAATTGGCGGAAATGATCGCTGAAACAGAAGAAGTGGATTTCTTCAAGCGAGCTGAAGCACAAATCCATGAAAACCAAAAAGTACGTGAGATGATTGCAAGCATCAAGAGTCTACAAAAGCAAGCTGTCAACTTCCAGCATTATGGAAAGATAGAGGCGTTGAAAATGGTGGAAGCCAAAATTGAAAACCTAGAAAAGGAAATCGATGAAATTCCGGTTGTCCAGCAATTTAAAGAGTCTCAAACAGACGTAAATGATCTTCTGCAAATCGTTGCATCTGTTATTTCTAATAACGTAACAGATCATATCATCGAATCTACAGGCGGAGACCTTCTCCGCGGTGAAACAGGTTCTCAGGTCAAAAACTCCACTCCTGGAAGCTGTTCTTAA
- a CDS encoding 2-oxoacid:ferredoxin oxidoreductase subunit beta produces MATFKDFRNNVKPNWCPGCGDFSVQASIQRAAANVGLDPENLAVVSGIGCSGRISGYINSYGFHGIHGRSLPIAQGLKMANKDLTVIASGGDGDGFAIGLGHTIHAIRRNVDITYIVMDNQIYGLTKGQTSPRSSSGFKTKSTPQGSIEPALAPMEMALTAGATFVAQSFSSDLKELTALIEAGLNHKGFSLINVFSPCVTYNKINTYDWFKENLTKLADVEGYDPSNREQAMNTLMEKDGLVTGLIYQNTEQPSYQELVAGYSEEPLNTHDLKLDDETFDGLLKEFM; encoded by the coding sequence ATGGCTACATTTAAAGACTTTCGAAATAATGTGAAGCCTAACTGGTGTCCTGGATGCGGTGACTTCTCGGTACAAGCCTCTATTCAGCGTGCTGCAGCGAACGTGGGACTCGATCCAGAGAATCTGGCTGTCGTTTCCGGTATCGGATGTTCAGGCCGTATCTCAGGATATATTAATTCATATGGTTTCCATGGAATTCATGGGCGATCCCTTCCAATTGCTCAAGGACTAAAAATGGCAAACAAAGACTTGACGGTGATCGCCTCTGGCGGTGACGGCGATGGATTTGCCATTGGCCTTGGTCATACAATACATGCAATTCGACGAAATGTTGATATCACATATATTGTCATGGATAACCAAATTTATGGATTGACTAAAGGACAGACATCCCCGCGTTCTTCATCGGGATTTAAAACGAAGTCCACACCACAAGGTTCAATCGAACCAGCGCTGGCACCGATGGAAATGGCATTAACAGCCGGTGCAACCTTTGTTGCCCAGAGCTTCTCATCTGATTTAAAGGAACTGACTGCATTGATAGAAGCAGGGTTGAACCACAAGGGATTTTCTTTGATTAACGTATTCAGTCCTTGCGTTACCTATAATAAGATCAACACGTATGACTGGTTCAAAGAAAACCTGACGAAGCTTGCAGATGTGGAAGGGTACGATCCTTCCAACCGTGAGCAGGCAATGAACACGCTAATGGAAAAGGACGGACTTGTTACAGGGTTGATTTATCAGAACACTGAGCAGCCATCTTATCAGGAGTTAGTCGCGGGCTACTCCGAAGAACCGCTGAATACACATGATTTGAAACTTGATGACGAGACATTTGATGGTTTATTAAAAGAATTTATGTAA
- a CDS encoding 2-oxoacid:acceptor oxidoreductase subunit alpha, producing the protein MKEQLSWKVGGQQGEGIESTGEIFSMALNRLGYYLYGYRHFSSRIKGGHTNNKIRVSTTQVRAISDDLDILVAFDQETIDVNYKELHDEGVIIADAKFKPEKPEDTKASLYIVPFTELAAELGTSLMKNMVAVGATCAVLNLDTEVFKEVVDEIFGRKGETVVEKNMEAIRQGYGIMKAELGDKAGSHQLKEADGRKRMFMIGNDAIALGALAGGVRLMAAYPITPASEIMEYLIKKLPMVGGTVIQTEDEIAAATMAIGANYGGIRSFTASAGPGLSLMMEAIGLSGMTEQPLVVVDTQRGGPSTGLPTKQEQSDLMAMIYGTHGEIPKIVMAPSTVQEAFYDTVEAFNLAEEYQCPVIILSDLQLSLGKQTVEPLDYSKVEIRRGKLVYDEAQLGELEPKKYFKRFEVTEDGVSPRVTPGMKNGIHHVTGVEHDETGKPSESPVNRQAQMDKRMRKIENINFNHPIHIAAPHEEADLLLVGFNSTRGVIEEAMTRLEKDGVKVNHAHIRLIHPFPADQLQPLMEKAKKVVVIEHNATGQLSNIIKMNAGYGHKIKNMTKYDGTPFLPHEIHSKCKELS; encoded by the coding sequence ATGAAGGAACAACTTTCATGGAAGGTTGGCGGTCAGCAGGGTGAAGGGATCGAAAGTACGGGGGAAATTTTCTCCATGGCCTTGAACCGCCTTGGCTATTACTTATACGGTTACCGCCATTTCTCCTCACGTATCAAGGGAGGGCATACAAACAATAAGATCCGTGTCAGCACTACTCAGGTTCGTGCGATTTCGGATGACTTAGATATTTTGGTAGCATTCGATCAGGAGACGATCGATGTGAACTATAAAGAGCTTCATGACGAAGGTGTCATCATCGCGGATGCCAAATTCAAGCCTGAGAAACCCGAAGATACAAAGGCTTCATTGTATATTGTCCCTTTTACTGAATTAGCAGCAGAACTTGGAACATCATTGATGAAGAACATGGTTGCAGTCGGTGCAACTTGTGCTGTTTTAAATTTGGATACTGAAGTGTTTAAAGAGGTAGTGGATGAAATCTTTGGACGTAAAGGTGAGACGGTTGTAGAGAAGAATATGGAAGCGATCAGACAGGGATATGGCATCATGAAAGCTGAACTTGGGGATAAAGCCGGTTCCCATCAGTTGAAAGAAGCAGACGGCCGTAAACGTATGTTTATGATCGGTAACGATGCGATTGCCCTTGGTGCATTGGCAGGCGGGGTGCGTCTGATGGCTGCTTATCCCATCACCCCGGCATCAGAAATCATGGAATATTTAATTAAAAAGCTGCCGATGGTAGGCGGCACAGTTATCCAGACAGAGGATGAAATCGCTGCAGCGACAATGGCGATAGGTGCAAATTACGGCGGTATCCGTTCATTTACCGCATCTGCCGGACCTGGTCTTTCTCTTATGATGGAAGCGATCGGGTTATCGGGAATGACTGAGCAGCCTCTTGTCGTAGTCGATACCCAGCGCGGAGGGCCATCTACTGGATTACCTACAAAACAGGAACAATCTGACCTGATGGCTATGATATATGGTACACACGGTGAAATACCTAAAATTGTCATGGCTCCAAGTACAGTACAGGAAGCTTTCTATGACACAGTGGAAGCATTCAATCTTGCCGAAGAATATCAATGTCCGGTCATTATTCTATCAGACCTGCAGCTTTCATTAGGTAAACAAACGGTTGAACCGCTTGATTACAGCAAAGTGGAAATTCGCAGAGGGAAGCTTGTCTATGATGAAGCTCAGCTTGGAGAATTGGAACCGAAGAAATACTTCAAGCGTTTTGAGGTAACAGAAGACGGAGTATCCCCTCGTGTGACTCCAGGAATGAAGAATGGGATCCACCATGTCACAGGTGTGGAACATGATGAAACGGGTAAACCTTCAGAGTCGCCTGTAAATCGACAGGCTCAAATGGACAAGCGTATGCGTAAAATAGAAAATATCAATTTCAATCATCCTATCCATATTGCAGCACCTCATGAAGAAGCTGATTTACTTCTGGTAGGGTTCAATTCTACACGTGGAGTAATAGAAGAAGCAATGACCCGTTTGGAGAAGGACGGAGTTAAAGTGAATCATGCGCATATCCGATTGATTCATCCTTTCCCTGCGGACCAACTCCAGCCGCTAATGGAAAAAGCGAAGAAAGTAGTTGTAATCGAACATAATGCCACTGGGCAGTTATCTAATATTATCAAGATGAACGCGGGGTATGGGCATAAAATCAAAAATATGACAAAATATGATGGCACCCCATTCCTGCCTCATGAAATTCACTCTAAATGTAAGGAGTTGAGCTGA
- a CDS encoding outer spore coat protein CotE, with amino-acid sequence MAEYREIITKAVVAKGRKFTQSHHTISPPHNPSSILGCWIINHKYEAHKVGKKVEIHGSFEVNVWYSHSDNTKTSVVTERVDYCDEIKLKYRDPDVLDDIEVCARVLQQPNCCEAVISPNGNRIIVHVEREILVEVIGETKVCVLVNPEGCDDDDWDCDFDDEEFEELDPDFLEGVEE; translated from the coding sequence ATGGCAGAATATAGAGAGATTATTACGAAAGCGGTCGTAGCGAAGGGACGTAAATTCACACAGTCTCATCATACGATTAGCCCGCCGCATAATCCATCGAGCATTTTAGGCTGCTGGATCATCAACCATAAGTATGAAGCACACAAAGTAGGCAAGAAGGTGGAAATACACGGTTCATTTGAGGTAAACGTATGGTACTCTCACAGTGACAACACGAAAACATCCGTTGTAACTGAAAGAGTCGATTACTGTGATGAAATTAAACTCAAATACCGTGATCCGGACGTCTTGGATGACATTGAAGTATGTGCACGCGTACTCCAACAGCCGAATTGCTGCGAAGCGGTGATTTCACCAAACGGTAACAGAATTATCGTTCATGTTGAACGTGAGATCCTGGTTGAAGTTATCGGAGAAACAAAGGTATGTGTACTCGTAAATCCTGAAGGCTGCGATGATGACGACTGGGATTGCGACTTTGATGATGAAGAATTCGAAGAGCTCGACCCAGACTTCTTAGAGGGAGTAGAAGAATAG
- a CDS encoding carbon starvation protein A has product MLTFLASVCILVTGYMIYSKVVEKIFGIDDSNLTPAYASKDDFDYMPMSWWKASLVQLLNIAGLGPIFGAILGALYGPVAFIWIVVGTLFAGAVHDYFSGMLSLRHNGAQFPSLVGRYLGRHVRSVMNILSIILMILVAAAFTSGPAQLMAEVTPLSFMASLLIIFTYFIVATVLPINKIIGKVYPIFGAVLIFMAVAIGIGLFFFEHPVPNLTLDNLHPQELPLWPLLMVTVSCGAISGFHSTQSPILARTLKKESEGRKVFYGAMVAEGIIALIWAAAGMAFFNGTGGLQEALAAGGPAGVVNEISKTTLGTLGGILAVLGVIILPVTTGDTALRSSRMMLVDLLTDWRKKELKGKWLPALLVIPVALPTFLLTQIDYTFLWRYVGWSNQVVATVMLWTAAVYLLQNQKFHWICSIPALFMTAVVSSYIFYAPEGFHLPYTESMIIGAVIWTAVLIWFIRQLLKYRPVRQKSLNVKSVNS; this is encoded by the coding sequence ATGCTGACATTTCTTGCATCAGTCTGTATTTTAGTAACGGGTTATATGATTTATTCAAAGGTGGTCGAGAAGATTTTCGGTATAGATGACTCGAACCTCACACCTGCATACGCCAGCAAAGACGATTTTGATTACATGCCAATGAGCTGGTGGAAAGCGAGCTTGGTTCAATTATTGAATATCGCAGGACTCGGGCCGATCTTTGGAGCCATTTTAGGGGCTTTATACGGACCGGTCGCATTCATATGGATCGTCGTGGGTACACTTTTCGCAGGAGCTGTACATGATTATTTTTCGGGCATGTTATCACTCCGGCATAATGGAGCTCAATTTCCTTCATTAGTGGGAAGATACCTTGGAAGACATGTCAGATCTGTAATGAATATTCTCTCTATCATCTTGATGATACTTGTAGCAGCAGCATTTACTTCAGGACCTGCTCAATTGATGGCCGAAGTGACACCATTATCCTTCATGGCATCATTGTTAATAATTTTTACATATTTTATTGTTGCCACTGTCTTGCCCATCAACAAAATCATCGGTAAGGTATATCCGATTTTCGGTGCAGTCCTGATATTTATGGCAGTCGCGATTGGTATAGGGTTGTTCTTCTTCGAACATCCTGTACCGAACCTGACACTGGACAATCTACATCCTCAGGAGCTTCCGTTATGGCCGCTGCTGATGGTGACTGTTTCATGCGGAGCGATATCAGGCTTCCATTCTACACAAAGCCCGATCCTTGCCAGAACGTTAAAAAAGGAAAGCGAAGGAAGGAAAGTGTTTTATGGAGCAATGGTGGCCGAAGGTATCATCGCATTGATCTGGGCTGCTGCGGGAATGGCATTCTTCAATGGTACCGGAGGGCTTCAGGAAGCATTGGCTGCTGGAGGTCCTGCAGGAGTTGTAAATGAAATCAGCAAAACGACCCTTGGTACCCTTGGCGGCATCCTGGCGGTACTCGGTGTCATCATCCTGCCGGTAACCACCGGTGACACTGCATTACGATCTTCAAGAATGATGCTCGTAGATCTATTGACTGATTGGAGAAAAAAAGAGCTGAAAGGAAAGTGGCTTCCTGCACTTCTGGTTATCCCTGTAGCACTGCCGACATTCCTGCTGACTCAGATAGATTATACCTTCCTATGGAGATACGTAGGCTGGTCCAATCAGGTAGTAGCAACTGTCATGCTGTGGACTGCTGCTGTTTATCTTCTCCAAAATCAGAAGTTTCATTGGATCTGCAGCATTCCCGCTTTATTCATGACAGCTGTGGTCAGCTCTTATATCTTTTATGCACCGGAAGGATTTCACCTTCCATATACTGAATCCATGATCATAGGAGCTGTCATCTGGACAGCCGTACTGATCTGGTTCATCCGGCAATTACTTAAATATCGACCAGTAAGGCAAAAATCCCTAAATGTTAAATCTGTAAATTCATAG
- a CDS encoding ankyrin repeat domain-containing protein — MTPVTVKGFFAAIQNGDIDVVEQSLQADTNLCNAEDENGLIALGVAAHYGQMGIVQLLLNYGADIKSVSNSKVSYIPSNSALHAAIAGKAPKELVEFLLIEGADIHGIDSEGYTPLHVAAFEGDEDLVTLLLEFSADPDFRNDANQTPFDIAEDRGNMDFISACERYSTRL, encoded by the coding sequence ATGACACCGGTTACTGTAAAAGGATTTTTTGCAGCTATCCAAAACGGGGATATAGATGTCGTAGAGCAGTCCTTGCAGGCGGATACAAATTTATGTAATGCAGAGGATGAAAACGGATTGATTGCACTCGGAGTAGCAGCTCATTACGGGCAGATGGGGATTGTCCAGCTTTTATTGAATTATGGTGCGGATATCAAGTCAGTATCAAATTCTAAGGTATCTTATATACCATCCAATAGTGCATTGCATGCTGCGATAGCAGGTAAAGCCCCTAAGGAATTGGTTGAATTTTTATTAATAGAAGGAGCAGACATTCATGGTATTGATTCAGAAGGATATACACCCCTCCATGTCGCTGCTTTTGAAGGAGATGAAGATCTTGTGACACTGCTGTTGGAATTCAGCGCTGACCCTGATTTCAGAAATGATGCCAATCAAACACCATTTGATATTGCAGAAGATAGAGGAAACATGGACTTCATATCCGCCTGTGAACGATATTCAACCAGGTTATAA
- the miaB gene encoding tRNA (N6-isopentenyl adenosine(37)-C2)-methylthiotransferase MiaB yields MNEEQRKHGQQAKSDTPADKKSEKDYSKYFQSVYIPPSLKDAKKRGKEEVKYHNDFTIEDQYRGLGNGKKFYIRTYGCQMNEHDTEVMAGIFMALGYEATHTTEDADVILLNTCAIRENAENKVFGELGHLKHLKREKPDLLIGVCGCMSQEEAVVNKILKTYQQVDMIFGTHNIHRLPQILSDAYMSKAMVVEVWSKEGDVIENLPKVRKGNIKAWVNIMYGCDKFCTYCIVPYTRGKERSRRPEEIIAEVRHLAAQGYQEITLLGQNVNAYGKDIEDLENYGLGDLMDELRKIDIPRIRFTTSHPRDFDDYLIEVLAKKGNLVEHIHLPVQSGSTPVLKIMARKYSREQFLELVRKIKTAMPDVALTTDIIVGYPNETEEQFEETLSLYREVGFESAYTYIYSPREGTPAAKMKDNVPMEVKKNRLRRLNEVVQEYSRKALEKYAGTTVEVLVDGESKKNPDVLAGYTRRNKLVNFNAPKTVIGKIVKVKITDTKSWSLDGEMIEEGQIGSEFLEAAEVK; encoded by the coding sequence ATGAACGAAGAACAACGCAAACATGGACAGCAAGCGAAGTCAGATACTCCAGCGGACAAAAAATCCGAAAAAGATTACAGTAAGTACTTCCAAAGCGTCTATATTCCTCCCTCATTGAAAGATGCAAAAAAACGGGGAAAAGAAGAAGTAAAATATCATAATGATTTTACGATTGAAGATCAATATAGAGGACTGGGGAACGGCAAGAAGTTCTATATTCGCACCTATGGTTGTCAGATGAATGAACATGACACTGAAGTCATGGCAGGGATATTTATGGCTCTTGGGTACGAAGCGACCCATACAACCGAAGATGCGGATGTCATTCTCTTGAATACATGTGCCATCCGTGAAAATGCTGAGAATAAGGTATTCGGCGAGTTAGGTCACTTAAAACACCTGAAGCGCGAGAAGCCAGACCTTTTAATCGGAGTCTGTGGATGTATGTCTCAGGAAGAAGCCGTAGTAAATAAAATTCTGAAAACATATCAGCAGGTTGATATGATTTTCGGAACCCATAATATTCACCGTCTTCCTCAAATTTTATCAGATGCCTATATGTCTAAAGCGATGGTGGTGGAAGTTTGGTCCAAAGAGGGAGACGTTATCGAGAACCTTCCTAAAGTGCGCAAAGGTAATATTAAAGCTTGGGTAAACATTATGTACGGCTGTGATAAATTCTGTACGTATTGTATCGTACCTTATACCCGCGGGAAGGAACGCAGCAGACGCCCTGAAGAAATCATAGCTGAAGTGCGTCACTTGGCGGCCCAAGGGTATCAAGAAATTACGCTTCTCGGACAAAATGTAAACGCGTATGGAAAAGATATAGAAGATCTAGAGAATTATGGCCTTGGTGATCTGATGGATGAGCTGAGAAAGATTGATATCCCGCGCATTCGTTTTACTACAAGTCATCCAAGGGATTTTGACGATTATTTAATTGAAGTCCTCGCTAAAAAGGGGAATCTCGTAGAGCATATCCACTTGCCGGTACAATCAGGCTCTACACCGGTATTGAAAATCATGGCTCGTAAATATTCCAGGGAACAATTCCTTGAATTGGTCCGGAAGATTAAAACAGCTATGCCAGATGTTGCACTGACTACTGACATCATCGTAGGATACCCGAACGAAACAGAAGAGCAATTCGAAGAAACCCTTTCCCTTTATCGTGAAGTAGGATTTGAGTCTGCTTATACTTATATTTACTCTCCACGGGAGGGAACTCCAGCAGCGAAGATGAAAGATAATGTACCGATGGAAGTGAAAAAAAATCGCCTGAGACGTCTGAATGAAGTCGTTCAAGAATACTCTCGAAAAGCACTTGAGAAGTATGCGGGTACAACAGTAGAGGTCCTTGTTGATGGGGAAAGTAAGAAAAACCCTGACGTTTTAGCAGGGTATACACGCAGAAATAAATTAGTGAATTTTAATGCACCTAAAACAGTGATTGGTAAAATTGTAAAAGTGAAGATCACGGATACTAAATCCTGGTCTCTAGATGGTGAAATGATTGAAGAAGGCCAAATAGGTTCAGAATTTCTAGAAGCGGCAGAGGTGAAGTGA
- a CDS encoding DNA topoisomerase III, translating to MKKTLVLAEKPSVGRDIARVLQCTKKGNGFLEGKEYIVTWALGHLVTLADPESYDEKYKSWKLEDLPIMPSSLRLVVIKKTGKQFNAVKDQMNRPDVGTIVIATDAGREGELVARWIIEKARVHKPLKRLWISSVTDKAIKEGFSKLKDAKKYENLYEAAQARSEADWYVGMNATRALTTKHNAQLSCGRVQTPTLSIIAQREEDIKQFKPKAYYGIKAATDKGTFLWTNSKGDTKTFSKEELNGILTSIKNEKTGTVKSVKTTLKKQYAPSLYDLTELQRDAHKIYGFSAKETLSIMQKLYEQHKLVTYPRTDSKHLSSDIIDTLKERLKAINIQPYRPTVNKALKSSISLSNAYVDDRKVSDHHAIIPTEETPFLQRLQDREVKIYDLIVKRFLAVFLPPYQYEQTKVDLKIGSEQFHTKGKRVKESGWKDVYGFDHDEDQLLGKMEAGTVVNILSVVETEGLTAPPSRFNEGTLLAAMENPVKYMKESSKKLLETIGETGGLGTVATRADIIEKLFNSGSMEQKGKEIYLTSKGKQLLDLAPDELRSPSLTAEWELKLDKIAKGSLEKREFMREIKDYTKKSVHEIKYSDKKFSHDNLTGTKCPDCGSLMLEIKNKNGKKLVCQDRECGHRKNISKKTNARCPNCQKRLDLRGEGEGQLFVCVCGHKEKLSAFNERRKKDKHNKASKRDVNQYLKTQQKDEPVNTALADALAKLKLDQ from the coding sequence ATGAAAAAGACATTAGTACTGGCAGAAAAACCTTCTGTCGGCAGGGATATTGCAAGAGTGCTTCAATGCACGAAAAAAGGAAATGGATTTTTGGAAGGAAAAGAATATATTGTGACCTGGGCACTCGGTCATCTTGTCACACTTGCAGATCCTGAATCTTATGACGAGAAGTATAAATCATGGAAGCTGGAGGATCTACCGATTATGCCTTCATCCTTAAGACTTGTCGTTATCAAGAAAACAGGAAAGCAGTTTAATGCAGTTAAGGACCAGATGAACCGTCCTGATGTCGGTACCATTGTAATCGCCACTGATGCGGGACGAGAAGGCGAACTTGTTGCACGCTGGATAATCGAAAAAGCAAGAGTCCATAAGCCCCTTAAACGGCTTTGGATTTCATCTGTTACTGATAAAGCCATAAAAGAAGGCTTCAGCAAACTGAAGGACGCGAAGAAATATGAGAATTTATATGAAGCCGCCCAAGCAAGGTCTGAAGCAGACTGGTATGTAGGTATGAATGCCACGAGAGCATTAACAACCAAGCATAATGCACAGCTGTCCTGTGGAAGGGTGCAGACTCCCACGTTGAGTATCATCGCGCAGAGGGAAGAGGATATAAAGCAATTCAAACCCAAAGCTTATTATGGTATCAAAGCTGCAACTGACAAGGGGACTTTCCTCTGGACTAATTCCAAGGGTGATACGAAAACATTTTCCAAAGAAGAGCTGAATGGAATTTTAACTTCCATTAAGAATGAGAAAACCGGTACCGTCAAGTCAGTGAAAACCACCCTGAAAAAACAATATGCCCCGTCCCTCTATGATCTTACTGAATTACAGAGGGATGCACATAAAATTTATGGCTTCAGTGCAAAAGAGACACTCTCGATCATGCAAAAGCTATATGAACAACATAAGCTTGTAACGTATCCGCGTACTGACAGCAAGCACCTCTCTTCGGATATCATTGATACATTAAAGGAACGTCTGAAGGCAATTAATATCCAGCCTTATCGTCCTACTGTCAATAAAGCTTTGAAAAGCTCTATTTCATTGTCTAATGCCTACGTCGATGATCGCAAAGTCAGTGATCACCATGCAATCATCCCGACAGAGGAGACTCCTTTTCTTCAACGTTTACAGGACAGGGAAGTAAAGATATATGACTTGATCGTGAAACGTTTTCTGGCGGTATTCTTACCTCCTTATCAATATGAGCAGACGAAAGTTGATCTGAAGATTGGCAGCGAACAGTTCCACACAAAGGGTAAAAGGGTTAAAGAAAGCGGCTGGAAAGATGTATACGGGTTTGATCATGATGAAGATCAGCTATTGGGTAAAATGGAGGCCGGTACTGTAGTAAACATCCTTTCAGTTGTGGAAACGGAAGGGTTGACCGCTCCGCCAAGCCGTTTTAATGAAGGGACTTTATTAGCAGCAATGGAGAACCCTGTAAAATACATGAAAGAAAGCAGCAAGAAGCTTCTGGAAACCATTGGGGAGACAGGCGGACTTGGAACCGTTGCGACCAGGGCTGACATCATTGAGAAGCTATTCAACTCAGGTTCCATGGAGCAGAAGGGTAAAGAAATATATCTTACTTCCAAAGGAAAACAATTATTGGATCTTGCGCCGGATGAATTGCGTTCTCCTTCCCTTACAGCTGAGTGGGAGCTTAAGCTTGATAAAATTGCGAAAGGCTCTCTGGAAAAGCGGGAATTCATGAGGGAAATTAAAGATTATACTAAAAAGTCTGTTCACGAAATAAAATATTCAGATAAGAAGTTTTCACATGATAACCTCACTGGAACAAAATGTCCAGACTGCGGCAGCCTGATGTTAGAGATCAAAAATAAAAATGGAAAGAAATTAGTATGTCAGGACCGTGAATGCGGACATCGGAAAAATATAAGCAAGAAAACAAACGCACGCTGCCCAAACTGCCAAAAGAGATTAGACTTGCGGGGAGAAGGCGAAGGGCAGCTGTTCGTGTGCGTATGTGGACATAAAGAGAAACTGTCCGCCTTCAATGAGCGAAGGAAAAAAGATAAACACAACAAGGCCAGTAAACGTGATGTGAATCAATACTTAAAAACCCAGCAAAAAGATGAACCTGTCAATACAGCTCTGGCTGATGCGCTCGCAAAATTAAAACTTGATCAATAA
- a CDS encoding YeiH family protein, producing MHQYTNNILPKETIGLVFILMISIMAKGLGSLFPLAGSLLFAILIGIIIRNTTDLPTSWQPGIQFTIKKLLKVAIVFLGVGLSLLEIMKIGQSALWIILISVTVGISVTYAVGKVLGIQTRLSLLIGIGTSICGATAISAVKGIIGAKENETAYALSTIVFFNLIAFISFPLIGHLLGLSQVSFGIWAGTAVHDTSSAVAVGYSYGDQSGDVATTVKLARTLFLIPVMLLLPFMLKNETPSTSSLKQAFPWFVLMFLGVSVLHTIGVIPDIIEDMLKSLSKFMIIMVMAAVGLQVRLKDLSKLGFKPLLTGLIASITIAVISILFIM from the coding sequence GTGCATCAATATACAAACAACATACTCCCCAAAGAAACCATCGGATTGGTTTTTATCTTAATGATCAGCATAATGGCAAAAGGCTTAGGCTCTTTGTTCCCATTGGCCGGCAGTCTTTTATTTGCCATTCTGATAGGAATTATCATCCGAAATACAACAGATCTGCCTACCTCTTGGCAGCCTGGCATTCAATTCACTATCAAAAAGCTTCTTAAAGTAGCAATTGTCTTCTTAGGAGTGGGATTAAGCCTTTTAGAAATAATGAAAATCGGCCAATCTGCACTATGGATCATTTTAATATCGGTGACGGTTGGCATCAGCGTTACTTATGCGGTTGGGAAAGTACTCGGTATTCAAACAAGGCTGAGCTTATTGATTGGTATAGGAACAAGCATTTGCGGAGCTACTGCCATTTCTGCCGTGAAAGGGATTATCGGGGCAAAAGAGAATGAAACCGCATATGCATTGTCCACCATTGTTTTCTTCAATCTGATCGCGTTTATTTCTTTTCCCCTTATCGGACATTTGCTTGGATTATCCCAGGTTTCGTTTGGTATTTGGGCAGGTACCGCTGTCCATGATACGTCTTCGGCTGTTGCAGTCGGTTACAGTTATGGAGATCAATCTGGGGACGTGGCCACGACAGTTAAACTTGCCCGTACGCTTTTTCTGATCCCTGTCATGTTGTTATTACCTTTCATGTTAAAAAACGAGACGCCAAGTACTTCATCACTTAAACAGGCATTTCCGTGGTTTGTCCTGATGTTTCTTGGAGTATCCGTCCTTCATACAATCGGAGTGATACCGGATATCATCGAAGATATGCTAAAATCCCTCTCTAAATTTATGATCATCATGGTCATGGCTGCGGTTGGACTCCAGGTCCGACTGAAAGATCTCTCAAAGCTGGGCTTCAAACCCCTGCTGACAGGGTTGATTGCTTCCATTACAATCGCGGTGATCAGTATATTATTCATAATGTAA